A single window of Gossypium hirsutum isolate 1008001.06 chromosome A10, Gossypium_hirsutum_v2.1, whole genome shotgun sequence DNA harbors:
- the LOC121208150 gene encoding uncharacterized protein, translating to MLDDLLTHIARLTRSPRHHIRMTAVCRSWRASLVDQKINFPAVCLMLLEGGNCDNYNFYSISEEIFDKLDLLELRGRRYWGSPFGWLVSHGLNCEILLFNPFSRASFPLPKNHSLIEKLILSINPEEPNSNCVVFAIYWGFLDRRYIAFAKPGDIAWRTLSYNGDDDDDGFKFLIDDAIYFKGNFYGCLNSGEIVLFEDLHGAHPKAVEFASRPPRFHGGCTCYLFALGENLCMTYRDPYDDDDDYEYKGYTIFKLDMDTKSWKRIYSLGDRSLFLGNCCTFTVAAADYPGCKPNCIYSTEESIHVEGVYIYDVEKNRDKDIGLEPFPISQRVEQILPSLSSPVWIIPYPL from the coding sequence ATGTTGGACGATCTTTTGACACACATTGCACGCTTGACTCGTTCCCCTCGACATCATATTCGTATGACCGCAGTCTGTCGTTCTTGGCGAGCTTCCCTCGTGGATCAAAAAATCAACTTCCCTGCAGTTTGTTTAATGCTACTGGAGGGTGGCAACTGTGACAATTATAATTTCTACAGTATATCGGAAGAAATCTTCGATAAGCTCGATTTACTGGAGTTACGAGGAAGGAGATATTGGGGAAGCCCTTTTGGTTGGTTGGTATCACACGGCCTCAATTGTGAAATTCTACTGTTTAATCCATTCTCAAGAGCCAGCTTTCCCCTTCCTAAAAATCACTCGCTTATAGAAAAACTAATATTATCTATAAATCCCGAAGAGCCGAATTCTAATTGTGTAGTTTTTGCAATTTATTGGGGTTTTCTCGATCGTCGATACATTGCTTTTGCAAAGCCCGGAGATATAGCATGGCGTACTCTGAGTTACAACGGcgacgatgatgatgatggttttaagtttttaattgatGACGCCATTTATTTCAAGGGTAATTTCTATGGTTGTTTAAATAGTGGTGAGATTGTTTTATTTGAAGACTTACATGGTGCTCATCCAAAAGCCGTGGAATTTGCCTCACGGCCTCCAAGGTTTCATGGTGGTTGCACCTGTTATCTATTTGCTTTAGGTGAAAATCTCTGTATGACATATCGCGATCCATATGATGACGATGACGATTATGAATACAAAGGTTATACGATTTTCAAACTAGACATGGACACTAAGAGTTGGAAGAGGATTTATTCATTGGGGGATAGGTCTTTGTTCTTGGGAAATTGTTGCACTTTCACTGTTGCCGCCGCTGATTACCCTGGTTGCAAGCCTAATTGCATTTACTCCACGGAGGAATCTATTCACGTCGAAGGCGTCTACATCTATGATGTAGAAAAAAATAGGGACAAAGATATAGGCTTGGAGCCTTTCCCCATATCACAACGAGTAGAACAAATCCTCCCTTCTTTATCTTCTCCGGTCTGGATCATTCCATACCCTCTTTAA
- the LOC121208151 gene encoding AP2/ERF and B3 domain-containing transcription factor RAV1, producing MKILFSKVLTNTDIQKRLAVPNNSLKHFELENGNCSKSFEVKDENGFTWPFRCYVRNDGAYKKPVLSSGWRQFVLNKGVHQGDLITLYKDVEAEASYKIEVQRKIKLLGKECWYNLEPDQPTGATAQDKRKILLFGKECGYFLEPEQPTDATGEVIQD from the coding sequence ATGAAGATCTTGTTCTCGAAAGTTCTAACGAACACCGATATACAGAAAAGATTGGCGGTTCCCAACAATTCACTGAAGCATTTCGAGCTTGAAAATGGTAATTGCTCCAAATCATTTGAAGTTAAAGATGAAAACGGATTCACATGGCCTTTTCGTTGCTATGTTCGTAACGACGGTGCCTACAAGAAGCCTGTTTTATCCAGCGGTTGGCGTCAATTTGTCCTTAATAAAGGAGTTCACCAGGGGGATTTGATTACACTCTATAAGGATGTTGAAGCAGAAGCTTCGTATAAGATCGAAGttcagagaaaaatcaagttattaGGCAAGGAGTGCTGGTATAATCTGGAACCAGACCAACCTACAGGCGCAACAGCACAAGATAAGAGAAAAATCCTGTTATTTGGCAAGGAGTGCGGCTATTTTCTGGAACCAGAACAACCAACAGACGCAACAGGAGAAGTTATTCAAGACTAG